A DNA window from Ictalurus furcatus strain D&B chromosome 22, Billie_1.0, whole genome shotgun sequence contains the following coding sequences:
- the LOC128599283 gene encoding LOW QUALITY PROTEIN: zinc metalloproteinase-disintegrin-like crotastatin (The sequence of the model RefSeq protein was modified relative to this genomic sequence to represent the inferred CDS: substituted 1 base at 1 genomic stop codon) translates to MAAHHLLMWILMILVSSIHSDGLEIYEVVXPIRLHDLPKKALESTRPDRVKYAMTLGGKRIEMHLVKNTEFITEDYTETHYLNNGTPVVTKPEEMDLCYYQGKIMNDWNSVISVSTCDGLRGYFQTAEQRFIIEPLSEDTDGDHAVMKYEDVTDSPYVCGVTNTTWHPIPEGFPGSSPGKSKARMSGQLMLLQKKYNEVILVVDNRMYVKMDKNITKVRLKIFDILNFVNIVYKPLNTFIALVSLEIWTDSDKIAVNTSAGETLDAFTKWRNGVLMKKKQHDNAHLITEIDFDGLTVGQAYDGSLCTDLSTGVIKDHGTRAIAVGATLAHEIGHNLGMNHDNSSCACAGASCIMIASLSYNIPQLFSSCSLTDYEQFLNSRNPECLLNKPQAKDVLQPAVCGNGFQETGEVCDCGPVKECTNPCCNAATCTLTEGSVCADGECCQNCKIAAATQMCRPMRDECDLPEYCTGYSSSCPEDVFAMNGLPCKNSAGYCYNGQCPKRDDQCIKMWGSGAVVGVDFCYNQNTRGMYYAYCTRSSNDQYIGCQKQDIMCGKLFCDKGQTNPIYGRFVTFNTCKATFYSDSTRDFGQVDTGTKCGEGKVCSKNQCVSLDVVYNTANCIANCKGNRVCNHKLQCTCAPNWLPPYCVRPVNRSESTDIGMQIGIAVAIFILLGSVVVGVAIYCIKCRKNQSRLSTRAGEAELDRRSPGDP, encoded by the exons ATGGCAGCTCACCATCTCCTGATGTGGATCCTCATGATTTTGGTGTCATCCATCCACTCAG ATGGACTAGAAATCTACGAGGTggtttgaccaatcagacttCATGATCTTCCTAAAAAAGCTTTAGAG tccACCAGGCCTGATAGAGTGAAATATGCCATGACTCTTGGTGGCAAACGCATTGAAATGCATCTAGTAAAAAACAC TGAATTTATAACTGAGGACTACACCGAGACTCATTATTTGAACAATGGGACTCCTGTCGTGACTAAACCTGAGGAAATG gatctCTGCTACTACCAGGGAAAGATCATGAATGACTGGAACTCAGTGATCAGCGTGAGCACCTGTGATGGATTGCG ggGTTATTTCCAGACTGCAGAACAGAGGTTTATTATCGAGCCTTTGTCTGAAGACACTGATGGTGACCATGCAGTGATGAAGTACGAAGATGTGACTGATTCTCCTTATGTATGTGGAGTCACCAACACGACCTGGCACCCTATTCCTGAAGGCTTCCCAGGCTCTTCCCCTGGCAAATCTAAAGCTCGCATGTCA GGGCAATTAATGCTCCTGCAAAAGAAATACAATGAAGTCATCCTTGTAGTGGACAACAGAATG tatGTGAAGATGGACAAGAACATCACCAAAGTGAGACTGAAGATCTTCGATATTCTCAACTTCGTTAACATC GTGTATAAACCGTTGAACACTTTTATTGCTCTGGTCAGTCTGGAAATTTGGACAGATTCTGATAAGATAGCAGTGAATACGTCAGCTGGTGAGACGCTGGATGCGTTTACTAAGTGGAGAAATGGCGTTCtgatgaagaagaagcagcacgACAATGCACATCTGATCAC TGAAATCGACTTTGACGGGTTGACTGTGGGCCAGGCTTACGATGGCAGCCTGTGCACGGACTTGTCTACCGGAGTCATCAAG GACCATGGTACACGAGCCATAGCTGTAGGTGCCACCTTGGCACATGAGATTGGACATAACCTGGGTATGAACCACGATAACAGCTCGTGTGCATGTGCCGGGGCCAGCTGCATCATGATTGCCTCTCTGAG CTACAACATCCCACAACTCTTCAGCAGTTGCAGCCTGACCGACTACGAGCAGTTCCTGAACTCACGGAACCCTGAGTGTCTCCTCAATAAACCCCAAGCCAAAGACGTCCTCCAGCCTGCAGTGTGCGGCAATGGCTTCCAAGAGACTGGAGAAGTATGCGACTGCGGGCCTGTGAAG gaatgCACCAACCCGTGCTGCAATGCCGCCACGTGCACACTCACAGAGGGCTCAGTGTGTGCAGATGGAGAGTGTTGTCAGAACTGTAAG ATCGCTGCTGCCACCCAGATGTGTCGTCCCATGCGTGATGAGTGTGACCTGCCTGAATATTGCACGGGATATTCAAGCTCGTGCCCCGAAGACGTCTTCGCCATGAACGGTTTGCCGTGCAAGAACAGCGCTGGCTACTGCTACAATGGCCAGTGCCCAAAACGGGATGACCAGTGCATCAAAATGTGGGGTTCAG gTGCCGTGGTAGGGGTTGATTTCTGCTACAACCAGAACACAAGGGGAATGTACTATGCTTACTGTACACGATCCAGCAATGACCAGTATATAGGGTGCCAGAAACA GGATATAATGTGTGGGAAGCTTTTCTGTGACAAAGGCCAGACCAACCCGATCTATGGCAGGTTCGTCACGTTCAACACCTGTAAAGCCACTTTCTACAGCGACAGCACCAGAGATTTTGGTCAAGTGGACACAGGAACCAAGTGTGGTGAGGGGAAG GTATGTAGTAAGAACCAGTGTGTGAGTTTAGACGTCGTCTACAACACAGCCAACTGCATAGCTAACTGCAAAGGCAATAGG GTGTGTAATCATAAGCTGCAGTGCACTTGCGCACCTAACTGGCTTCCACCTTACTGTGTGAGGCCAGTCAACAGGTCTGAGTCAACAGATATAG GTATGCAGATAGGCATTGCTGTGGCCATCTTTATCCTGTTGGGGTCTGTTGTAGTCGGGGTGGCCATCTATTGCATCAAATGTAGGAAGAATCAAAGCAG